In a genomic window of Lottiidibacillus patelloidae:
- a CDS encoding carboxymuconolactone decarboxylase family protein, translated as MEEFRNSTELALHEYKEGLGTFTQKMPDIASKYNAFTEACFKEGKLSKKEKHLIALGIGIYSQDEYCIIYHTKGCLDNGASEEEILEAVGVTAAFGGGAAMSQAVTLVQESITELNQLKN; from the coding sequence ATGGAAGAATTTCGAAATTCAACGGAGCTTGCATTACACGAGTATAAAGAAGGACTAGGTACTTTTACACAGAAGATGCCAGACATAGCAAGTAAGTATAATGCATTTACAGAAGCTTGTTTTAAAGAAGGAAAATTATCAAAGAAAGAAAAGCATTTAATTGCATTAGGAATAGGTATCTACTCACAAGATGAATATTGTATTATTTATCATACTAAAGGATGTCTGGATAATGGGGCAAGTGAAGAAGAAATTTTAGAAGCAGTAGGCGTTACAGCTGCATTTGGTGGGGGAGCAGCGATGAGTCAAGCTGTTACTTTAGTACAAGAGTCTATAACTGAATTAAATCAATTGAAAAATTAG